A stretch of the Candidatus Zixiibacteriota bacterium genome encodes the following:
- the coaD gene encoding pantetheine-phosphate adenylyltransferase, whose amino-acid sequence MAAKNKKSLAIYPGTFDPVTNGHMSLIERATHLFDEVIVAVSMSAGKNTFFDFEERIQMITAAVEKEGHGSVRVIGFEGLLADLAKQMNASAIIRGLRALSDFEYEFQMALMNRKLAREIETVFLMPALSWVYLSSTIVKDVAKNGGDVKDLVPPVVKRALLKKLGLNNRKR is encoded by the coding sequence GTGGCTGCCAAGAATAAAAAAAGCCTCGCCATTTATCCCGGGACATTCGACCCCGTAACCAACGGACACATGTCTCTGATAGAGAGGGCTACTCATTTGTTTGACGAGGTAATCGTGGCCGTTTCGATGAGCGCCGGCAAAAACACCTTTTTTGATTTCGAAGAACGCATTCAGATGATCACCGCCGCTGTCGAAAAAGAAGGCCACGGTAGTGTCAGAGTGATCGGATTCGAGGGTCTTCTCGCCGACCTGGCAAAACAGATGAATGCTTCGGCGATTATCCGCGGCCTGCGAGCCTTATCCGACTTTGAGTATGAGTTTCAGATGGCCCTCATGAACCGTAAACTGGCCCGCGAAATCGAAACTGTCTTTCTCATGCCGGCCCTGTCGTGGGTTTACCTGTCATCGACCATCGTCAAAGATGTAGCCAAAAACGGCGGTGACGTCAAAGACCTCGTGCCTCCGGTGGTGAAAAGAGCGCTTTTGAAAAAACTCGGCCTCAACAACAGAAAACGCTGA
- the lysS gene encoding lysine--tRNA ligase, with amino-acid sequence MPLADLIKIRRDKIAELKAKNISAYPYRYERTHAIADALKDFDEYAANGTTIRVAGRMMLKRKMGKSFFAHMQDSSDRIQIYLKLDIVGQDQFDLFNSLDLGDIIGCEGTLFVTKTGERTLRVTSFELLTKALHPLPDKHSGLTDKETRYRRRYADLIVNPEVRDVFVKRSQIIQAIRDYLNLQGFLEVETPILQPIYGGGNARPFMTHYMRLDRDMYLRIADELYLKRLIIGGYEKVWEFCKDFRNEGMDRLHNPEFSMIELYWAYADYKDMAAMFEQMLRDVVFKIHGKYKIPYGDNEIDFEPPFRWVTMLGSIKEATGVDLSEMSYEDAKKAAKGLGVDGDELINWGKVVEAVWEAKVEPTLMQPTFIADFPVEISPLAKKHRENPRLTERFELFIATNEMGNAFSELNDPVDQLQRFMQQGKALAAGDEEAQPLDDDFITALAYGMPPTAGLGFGIDRLIMLLTNQHSIRDVLFFPAMKELGDGSVPVSQILSKIIADEEK; translated from the coding sequence ATGCCGCTGGCGGATCTGATTAAAATACGACGCGATAAAATCGCCGAACTCAAAGCTAAAAACATTTCCGCCTACCCCTACCGCTATGAACGCACCCATGCGATTGCGGATGCGCTGAAGGACTTCGATGAATATGCGGCAAATGGAACCACTATCCGCGTTGCCGGAAGAATGATGCTCAAGCGCAAGATGGGTAAATCTTTCTTTGCCCACATGCAGGACAGCTCCGATAGAATTCAGATATATCTGAAGCTCGACATAGTCGGCCAGGACCAGTTCGATCTGTTCAACAGTCTCGATCTCGGCGACATTATCGGTTGCGAGGGAACCCTGTTTGTCACCAAGACGGGGGAGAGAACTCTAAGAGTAACATCCTTTGAGCTTCTTACCAAAGCGCTTCACCCTCTCCCGGACAAACATTCCGGCCTCACCGACAAAGAAACGCGCTATCGACGCCGCTACGCCGACTTGATTGTCAATCCGGAAGTCCGCGATGTATTCGTGAAGCGTTCGCAAATTATTCAGGCCATTCGCGATTACCTGAACCTGCAGGGATTTCTTGAAGTCGAAACGCCAATTCTCCAGCCCATCTATGGCGGCGGTAACGCCCGTCCGTTCATGACCCACTACATGCGCCTTGATCGCGACATGTATCTTCGCATCGCCGACGAGCTCTATCTCAAACGCCTGATAATCGGCGGTTACGAAAAAGTCTGGGAATTCTGCAAAGATTTCCGCAACGAGGGCATGGACCGCCTCCACAACCCCGAATTCAGTATGATAGAATTATACTGGGCCTACGCCGACTACAAGGATATGGCGGCCATGTTCGAGCAGATGCTTCGCGATGTCGTCTTCAAGATTCACGGCAAGTACAAGATTCCGTATGGCGACAATGAAATCGACTTCGAACCTCCCTTCCGATGGGTGACCATGCTCGGCTCTATCAAAGAGGCTACGGGGGTGGATCTGTCTGAGATGTCATACGAGGACGCCAAGAAAGCCGCGAAGGGTCTGGGTGTTGATGGCGATGAACTGATTAACTGGGGTAAGGTGGTCGAGGCGGTGTGGGAAGCCAAAGTCGAACCGACTTTGATGCAGCCTACCTTTATCGCCGATTTCCCGGTAGAGATTTCACCGCTCGCCAAGAAGCACCGCGAGAATCCGCGCCTGACCGAACGGTTCGAATTGTTTATAGCCACCAACGAGATGGGCAACGCCTTCAGCGAACTCAACGATCCTGTTGACCAACTTCAGAGATTCATGCAGCAGGGCAAAGCGCTTGCGGCTGGTGATGAAGAGGCTCAGCCTCTTGATGATGATTTTATCACCGCGCTGGCGTACGGAATGCCGCCGACAGCCGGATTGGGATTCGGGATTGACCGCTTGATCATGCTGCTGACCAACCAGCATTCGATTCGCGATGTTTTGTTTTTCCCGGCCATGAAAGAATTGGGCGACGGTTCCGTGCCGGTCTCGCAGATACTCTCCAAAATAATAGCGGACGAAGAGAAGTAG
- a CDS encoding DUF4410 domain-containing protein translates to MSALKKSCIIAAMITAILSTGCTNRYAITHDLEDWISPDRTCKIGAFADELPINTAEGDKPTIEDVAKFKECLTEEIEKYDIINLLSEDTLIPDYEIRGSFLEYKKGSGVVRFFVGFGLGNADCVMTMRLVDNSTGLTVFGGNFRATVSSGLESGDNAYRQISRDFCKQLEKRLKKLRKEQEKAQG, encoded by the coding sequence ATGAGTGCCTTAAAGAAATCATGCATCATAGCAGCGATGATCACGGCAATCCTGTCGACGGGCTGCACCAATCGGTATGCTATCACACATGACCTTGAGGATTGGATAAGTCCCGACCGAACATGTAAGATAGGCGCATTTGCCGATGAACTGCCTATCAATACTGCGGAAGGCGATAAACCCACTATCGAGGACGTTGCCAAATTCAAAGAATGCCTAACGGAGGAAATAGAAAAGTATGACATCATCAACCTGCTGTCAGAAGACACGCTGATACCAGACTATGAGATACGCGGGAGTTTTTTGGAATATAAAAAAGGCAGTGGGGTCGTGAGGTTTTTTGTAGGATTTGGTTTGGGTAATGCCGACTGCGTGATGACTATGCGGCTGGTGGACAACTCCACAGGTCTTACCGTGTTTGGCGGTAATTTTCGGGCTACAGTGAGTAGTGGGTTGGAGTCCGGAGATAATGCTTACAGACAGATATCGAGAGATTTCTGCAAGCAACTCGAAAAACGCCTTAAGAAACTCCGCAAAGAGCAGGAGAAAGCTCAAGGATAG